A single Lactuca sativa cultivar Salinas chromosome 8, Lsat_Salinas_v11, whole genome shotgun sequence DNA region contains:
- the LOC111911245 gene encoding uncharacterized protein LOC111911245, producing MAVDVCSASEVPISPRISFSHDINDPSSDINSIQSDPNRSDQFLLSPTFDFDFCTTSNLTPADELFSNGKILPTQIKKPKIIHLPVPKSETSPPNTDTQKKRLKEFIFNDEEQQKSTSTSRSFWQFRRSTSLNCDNGKGPKGLLRSLSIKSLSRSYSTGSALNPKGNGGPKSMERSKEPVSLRRCSSVAQSQNPASSSSSSTHMYYSYQNSSSRNSKGGIRIIPVLNIPPAYNISKGTISFFGFGSLLCNGKAKKKSKS from the coding sequence ATGGCTGTCGATGTTTGCTCTGCTTCCGAAGTTCCTATAAGCCCACGAATCTCCTTCTCCCATGATATCAATGACCCATCTTCAGATATCAACTCGATTCAATCCGATCCCAACAGATCAGACCAATTTCTTCTATCTCCCACTTTCGATTTCGATTTCTGCACCACCTCCAATCTCACACCTGCGGATGAGCTCTTCTCCAATGGAAAAATCCTCCCTACCCAAATCAAAAAACCCAAAATCATTCACCTCCCAGTTCCCAAATCGGAAACTTCACCACCAAATACGGATACCCAGAAGAAACGCCTCAAGGAGTTCATATTCAATGACGAAGAACAACAGAAATCTACATCCACATCGAGATCCTTTTGGCAGTTCAGGAGAAGTACGAGTCTTAATTGCGACAATGGTAAGGGCCCAAAAGGGTTGCTTAGATCCTTATCGATAAAAAGCTTATCACGAAGCTATTCAACTGGTTCAGCTCTGAATCCAAAGGGAAATGGAGGTCCGAAATCCATGGAAAGATCAAAGGAGCCTGTGTCATTAAGAAGATGTTCTAGCGTAGCTCAATCTCAAAATcccgcttcttcttcttcttcttccactcaTATGTATTATAGTTATCAAAATTCGAGCTCAAGGAATTCGAAAGGAGGAATTAGAATTATTCCGGTTTTGAACATTCCACCTGCTTACAATATTTCAAAGGGGACTATAAGTTTTTTTGGATTTGGTTCACTTTTGTGTAATGGAAAAGCTAAAAAGAAGAGCAAATCATAA